The proteins below come from a single Malus sylvestris chromosome 3, drMalSylv7.2, whole genome shotgun sequence genomic window:
- the LOC126617034 gene encoding uncharacterized protein LOC126617034, translating into MAAVMHILAYLKSAPGKRVLYGRHGHLRIEGFTDADWADDVTDRRSTSGYFTFVGGNLVTWRSKKQKVVSRSSAKAEYKDNPVQHDRTKHVEVDIHFIKEKLGGKIVSLPCVTSEEQLADVLTHAKHFKIRALKEKTEEIKTPTASSSSVDSAEEITKKYGLKAGLWKIFSSKEKGKEGEEKSSKGDEAKNLLAKYGGAYLATSITLSLISFSLCYELIGAGVDVQALLQKVGMSDGKTGEKVGTFALAYAAHKAASPIRFPPTVALTPVVARWI; encoded by the exons ATGGCCGCAGTCATgcatattttagcatatttgaAGTCTGCACCGGGAAAAAGAGTATTATATGGGAGACACGGACATCTAAGAATTGAAGGTTTtactgatgcagattgggctgaTGATGTAACTGATAGGCGATCAACATCTGgatattttacttttgttgGAGGGAATTTAGTTACTTGGCGTAGTAAGAAGCAGAAAGTGGTCTCACGATCATCAGCTAAAGCTGAGTACAAAG ACAACCCAGTGCAACATGATAGGACTAAGCACgtggaggttgacatacattttATCAAGGAGAAACTCGGAGGGAAAATTGTCTCTCTCCCGTGTGTGACTTCCGAGGAGCAACTTGCAGATGTTCTTACTCATGCA AAACATTTCAAAATCAGAGCACTCAAAGAGAAAACTGAGGAAATAAAAACCCCAACTGCCTCTTCATCTTCTGTTGATTCAGCTGAGGAAATCACTAAGAAATACGGCCTCAAAGCCGGTCTGTGGAAG ATATTCAGctcaaaagagaaaggaaaggaaggagaagagaagTCGTCAAAGGGAGATGAAGCCAAGAACCTGCTAGCAAAATATGGAGGGGCATACTTAGCCACATCCATTACTCTCTCCCTCATCTCGTTTTCGTTATGTTATGAACTCATCGGCGCCGGCGTTGATGTCCAAGCTTTGCTGCAAAAG GTGGGAATGTCCGATGGCAAGACCGGAGAGAAGGTTGGGACATTCGCTTTGGCATACGCTGCACACAAGGCCGCTTCTCCGATTAGGTTTCCTCCGACAGTAGCTCTCACTCCCGTTGTAGCCAGATGGATCTGA
- the LOC126614832 gene encoding transcription repressor OFP6-like: protein MSSSSKNKLLTTILTANIPGCDCGRPKLSDVYDPTPKPKIQIHINPIHRSHSSSSSGDQNGKSFTGDDDEDQCTSTTVSFNNNSSLQSKPFDSAESTNPKNTKISSPNTTKTSGSIAVVKESNDPYQDFRQSMLQMIVEKQIYWKEDLQELLRCFLELNSPSHHDVIIRAFTQIWNDLISESKKPMII from the coding sequence ATGTCTTCTTCCAGCAAAAATAAGCTTCTCACTACCATTCTCACAGCCAATATTCCAGGCTGCGATTGCGGCAGGCCGAAGCTCTCCGACGTATACGACCcaaccccaaaacccaaaatccaaATCCACATAAACCCTATTCACCGATCCCACTCCTCTTCAAGTTCCGGTGATCAAAATGGCAAGAGTTTCACCGGTGACGACGACGAAGATCAGTGCACCTCCACCACCGTCTCTTTCAACAACAACTCGTCCTTACAGTCAAAGCCATTCGATTCAGCAGAGAGTACGAATCCGAAGAACACGAAGATTTCAAGCCCGAATACAACGAAAACCAGCGGCAGCATTGCGGTGGTGAAGGAATCAAACGACCCGTATCAGGATTTCAGGCAGTCGATGCTGCAGATGATTGTGGAGAAGCAGATTTACTGGAAGGAGGATCTGCAGGAGCTGCTCCGCTGCTTTCTGGAACTCAACTCTCCGTCCCACCACGATGTTATCATCCGAGCATTCACACAAATCTGGAACGATCTGATCAGCGAAAGCAAGAAGCCGATGATCATATGA